One window from the genome of Cardiocondyla obscurior isolate alpha-2009 linkage group LG04, Cobs3.1, whole genome shotgun sequence encodes:
- the LOC139101539 gene encoding uncharacterized protein encodes MNFGADHYYKLNRIFLSTIGLWPYDDIKTRYICVILWLSICLPMTVTQWMKIYISTHSSDLILHVLSYNLILIACSVKYITFFAVCENIKEFRARIRSNWNSLKDNQENEIICKHGLYGKLFTIFIAVCSGSLITSYIFIQFSPILFDIIMPLNASRPRKLLFEGEYFIDHEKYFVVISIYLCTGVIAEMMCVTATESFSLSNAVHAFGLFKIASYRMKNVLNEIDPHMCVTKKYFVTRNKIMAAVDFHRRAIEFSELLKASFGPSYLFIITFGICSASINFFHIFREIMADNREVIEIIKSAFLIMIHLVYFVLGNYAGQEFINGDTLYYNTICKTNWYNAPLKTQKLILFILQKTTKCYKVDAGGMFVPCLEGLATVRNLD; translated from the exons ATGAACTTCGGCGCTGACCATTACTACAAGCTTAaccgtatttttttatcaacaattGGACTGTGGCCATACGATGATATAAAAACTAGATATATTTGTGTCATATTATGGCTATCAATATGTTTACCGATGACTGTCACTCAG tgGATGAAGATATATATCTCAACACACAGTAGTGATCTTATTTTACACGTATTATCTTACAACCTCATACTTATCGCATGCAgtgtaaaatatatcacgTTTTTTGCCGTTTGCGAAAAT ATTAAAGAATTTCGAGCACGTATTCGAAGTAATTGGAACTCTTTGAAAGATAATCAAGAAAATGAGATTATATGTAAGCACGGATTGTATGGAAAATTATTCACGATATTTATAGCAG TTTGCAGCGGCAGCTTAATTAcatcatatatatttattcaattcTCTCCGATACTTTTCGATATTATAATGCCTTTGAATGCATCTCGTCCACGCAAACTTTTGTTTGAAGGAGAATATTTCATCGATCatgagaaatattttgttgtCATATCAATATACCTGTGTACAGGAGTAATTGCTGAAATGATGTGCGTAACAGCCACTGAATCGTTTTCATTATCAAACGCAGTACATGCTTTTgggttatttaaaattgctag TTATCGTATGAAAAACGTACTAAACGAAATTGATCCACATATGTGTgtaactaaaaaatatttcgtaactcgtaataaaataatggcTGCGGTGGATTTTCATAGAAGAGCGATCGA ATTTTCTGAGCTATTAAAAGCCAGTTTCGGACcatcgtatttatttataataaccTTCGGCATCTGTTCCgcaagtattaattttttccac ATATTTCGGGAAATAATGGCGGATAATAGAGAagttatagaaattattaaatctgcatttttaataatgattcACTTAGTATATTTCGTACTAGGTAATTACGCTGGGCAAGAGTTTATAAATGGTGATACGCTTTATTACAACACGAT ATGTAAAACCAACTGGTACAATGCTCCGTTGAAAACGCAAAAAttgatactttttatattacaaaagaCCACAAAGTGTTACAAAGTCGACGCTGGTGGTATGTTCGTTCCCTGTTTAGAAGGTTTAGCCACAGTAAGAAATCTTGATTAA
- the LOC139101865 gene encoding uncharacterized protein: MELPEEQYYGLNRIFLSLIGLWPYDDIKTRFIRIMLWLLICSLMIVTQVLLHVHRIFFIFLQLYVKKILSNILGKYHILFSDLILNILTYNLLLIACSVKYITFFAVCENIKDIRACIRSNWNSLKDNQENEIICKHGLCFFLLKKKKLFAVITTYYTTEKITNILPISVSFGSVITAYILIQYSPILFDIIMPLNTSRPRKLLFDGEYFIDSEKYFFVISIHMCIGLLAELMCATATESFTLANAVHAFGLFKIASYRMKHVLDEVNSTMCATKKYFVTRNKLIAAVDFHRRALEFSELLRTSFGPAYIVLIVLGICSTSINLFHIIREIMADNKEVIEIIKSAFLIVVNVIYFVLGNYAGQEFINSDTLYYNTICKTNWYNAPIKTQKLILFILQKTTKCYKVDAAGMFIACLEGLATVRNLD, from the exons ATGGAACTGCCAGAAGAGCAGTATTACGGACTTAACCgtatttttttgtcattaattGGATTATGGCCGTACGATGATATAAAAACTAGATTCATCCGTATAATGTTGTGGCTATTAATATGTTCATTAATGATTGTCACTCAGGTATTACTACATGTACaccgtatattttttatttttttacaactatacgtcaaaaaaattttatctaatattttaGGTAAATATCACATTTTATT TAGTGatcttattttaaacatattaacTTACAACCTCTTACTTATCGCATGCAgtgtaaaatatatcacgTTTTTTGCTGTTTGCGAAAAT ATTAAAGATATTCGAGCATGTATTCGAAGTAATTGGAACTCTTTGAAAGATAATCAAGAAAATGAGATTATATGTAAGCACGGATT GTGTTTTTTtctcctgaaaaaaaaaaaattgtttgcagTTATCACGACATATTACACGACTGAAAAAATTACTAATATTCTGCCTATTTCAGTTTCCTTCGGCAGCGTAATTACAGCATACATATTGATTCAATACTCTCCGATACTTTTCGATATTATAATGCCTTTGAATACATCTCGTCCACGCAAACTTTTGTTTGACGGAGAATATTTCATCGAtagtgaaaaatatttttttgtcataTCAATACACATGTGTATAGGattattggctgaattaatGTGTGCAACAGCCACTGAATCGTTTACATTAGCAAACGCAGTACATGCTTTTgggttatttaaaattgctag TTATCGTATGAAACACGTACTAGACGAAGTTAATTCAACTATGTGTgcaactaaaaaatatttcgtaactcgtaataaattaatagctGCGGTGGATTTTCATAGAAGAGCGCTCGA ATTTTCTGAACTATTAAGAACCAGTTTCGGACCAGCGTATATAGTTTTAATAGTCTTGGGCATCTGTTCTacaagtattaatttattccac ATAATTCGGGAAATAATGGCGGATAATAAAGAagttatagaaattattaaatctgcatttttaatagtagtaaacgtaatttatttcgtactAGGTAATTACGCGGGGCAAGAGTTTATAAATTCTGATACGCTTTACTACAACACGAT ATGTAAAACCAACTGGTACAATGCTCCGATAAAAACGCAAAAAttgatactttttatattacaaaagaCCACAAAGTGTTACAAAGTCGATGCCGCTGGTATGTTCATTGCTTGTTTGGAAGGTTTAGCCACAGTAAGAAATCTTGATTAA
- the LOC139101540 gene encoding uncharacterized protein: protein MNFAGDGYYKLNRRLLLLVGLWPYEHSAYKYCQMILCNVIIIYTTICQIAKLISLRRRDVILKLLSPIIICVIYIIKYQTFCIVANKIRYLMRHVIEDWNILKDKKEVEIIERYTYVGSMCTLILTIIGCTSVIVCLFIPLTPSILDIVAPLNVSRPRQLLFPGEFLVDQQKFFYAIILQIDVALGLIIATLIGTESLYVTYVQHACGMFQIASYRMDQAFNVKFVQGYPIEKKSIIICKRIIEAIFIHKRALEFSEFLWSSLAISYSILLIIGITSLIVNLFCFFQAVMFQKAIDEIVTLSFFIVGHIIYLFLGNYVGQILIDHSADIFQNIYITRWQSAPLQAQKLLPIIMQRSMKSCKMVVGGMFIPSLEGFATVNAKSNITLKFFYFIL, encoded by the exons ATGAACTTCGCCGGAGATGGATATTATAAACTTAATCGACGTCTCTTATTATTAGTCGGCCTGTGGCCATATGAACATTCAGCCTACAAGTACTGTCAAATGATACTTTGTaacgttattataatatacacaACGATTTGTCAG attgCGAAACTGATATCGTTAAGACGACGTGATGTCATACTGAAACTCCTATCTCCTATCATAATTtgcgtaatttatattataaaatatcaaacatTCTGTATCGTCGCTAATAAG ATAAGATATCTTATGAGACATGTCATAGAAGACTGGAATATCCTTAAGGACAAAAAAGAAGTAGAAATCATAGAAAGATACACTTACGTAGGAAGTATGTGTACTTTGATTTTGACAA TTATAGGTTGTACGAGTGTAATAGTTTGTCTTTTCATACCATTGACGCCAAGTATTCTCGACATTGTCGCACCGCTAAACGTTTCACGTCCGCGACAACTCTTATTTCCGGGAGAGTTTCTTGTTGACCagcaaaaattcttttacgcaATTATATTGCAAATAGACGTTGCTTTAGGCTTAATAATCGCTACTTTAATAGGCACCGAATCGTTGTACGTAACATACGTGCAACATGCCTGTGGCATGTTTCAAATTGCCAG TTATCGAATGGATCAGGCGTTCAACGTCAAGTTTGTACAAGGTTACcctattgaaaaaaaatcgatcatCATTTGCAAGAGGATAATCGAAGCTATATTCATTCATAAAAGAGCTCTTGA gtTTTCTGAATTTCTGTGGTCCTCTCTGGCGATTTCATACAGCATCCTACTCATAATTGGCATCACATCTCTAATTGTTAATCTTTTCTGT TTTTTCCAAGCCGTTATGTTCCAAAAGGCAATTGATGAAATCGTTACACTAAGTTTCTTCATCGTCGGTCACATCATATATTTGTTCTTGGGTAACTACGTGGGCCAAATTTTAATAGACCATAGCGCTGATATTTTTCAGAACAT ATACATTACACGATGGCAAAGCGCTCCTTTACAAGCACAAAAATTATTGCCAATTATAATGCAGAGAAGCATGAAAAGTTGTAAAATGGTTGTAGGTGGAATGTTTATCCCCTCATTAGAAGGTTTTGCAACGGTAAATGCAAAGTCAAATATAAcactgaaatttttttattttatactataa
- the LOC139101530 gene encoding odorant receptor 22c-like, which produces MFGGVLTLSLYYVSIANYAGQTIIDSSTAIRLATYNSEWYTASLRLQKLILFVIQRSNKQSALVCGSVFCASCEGFATIMSMAISYVMVLQSMGAHKENYV; this is translated from the exons ATGTTTGGTGGTGTTTTGACTCTGAGTTTATATTATGTATCTATCGCAAATTACGCTGGACAAACTATTATAGATAGTAGTACTGCCATTCGTCTGGCAAC ATATAATTCGGAATGGTATACTGCATCGTTACGTTTGCAAAAGTTGATACTATTCGTAATACAAAGAAGTAATAAACAGTCTGCTTTAGTATGCGGAAGTGTATTTTGCGCGTCCTGCGAAGGTTTTGCTACA ATCATGAGTATGGCTATATCTTACGTTATGGTTCTTCAATCGATGGGTGCGCACAAAGAGAATTACGTATAG
- the LOC139101890 gene encoding uncharacterized protein — protein MLHALQAALTANNANELAISTFYVIIHFVYIFIGNYGGQTITDHSADVLKTLYHVQWYVAPIKVQKLILFLLLKNTKQFGLVIGGIYVASLEGFITCNSIEGRKRIICVIALQSSFNTQREMFVPKSKYYNVNRLLLLICGLWPYQESKFKNIQAAFYVTILLSYIILQLTTFIVAECTINLVTKVLSIVLPMFVCILKHGAFFYNNQKMRHLTNLMWYHWTIIQDEQEVAILEKYTKFSKRFTIYMLHFFVLGMFILIIGHMLPIILDVIEPLNSSRPRHFYILMECFIDEEKYFFWLLLHTIVTISTALMMIISVGTMLMSYTFHACAMFKIASYRIGDAMTETSVETSSLQKDCAICQKIINGVRIHRKAIEFANLIVSDVRKPLFVMLSVGMISLALNLFQVFAALSANNINELFTTFIFVTTQICYLYAGNYAGQIITDHYSKVFNTTYDSRWYTAPLRAQRLLLFIMQRTSKNFSFVLGGIFVISLKGFSTIKYIFHRIQCDWNMLTSQTELKVIQRYAENGKLLTLGYLIMAIITAIAFIILQFLPSIFDVIVPINESRSRPIIITVEYFVDEETYFFPILTHVIISQFAGTMMIIAIGTILTSCVLHASAMFKIASYRIEHIFDANGQLIPKDLKQYIFYNNLTHAIYAHRRAVELVSTCIISLHSKPALLE, from the exons ATGTTACAT GCACTGCAGGCCGCATTAACTGCAAATAACGCGAATGAACTGGCGATATCTACTTTCTACGTTATTATCCATTTCGTTTACATTTTCATAGGAAATTATGGCGGACAGACAATTACAGATCATAGCGCAGATGTATTAAAGACGTT ATATCACGTGCAGTGGTACGTAGCGCCTATAAAagtgcaaaaattaattcttttcttgcTACTAAAAAATACAAAGCAGTTTGGTCTAGTCATTGGAGGAATCTACGTCGCCTCATTAGAAGGTTTTATCACG TGCAATAGCAtagaagggagaaaaagaataatttgcGTGATAGCCTTACAGTCGAGTTTCAACACTCAAAGAGAAATGTTCGTTCCTAAGAGTAAGTACTACAATGTGAACCGATTACTTTTACTGATATGCGGCTTGTGGCCTTATCAAGAATCAAAGTTCAAAAACATCCAGGCTGCATTCTACGTCACTATTTTGTTATCATATATAATACTTCAG cTTACAACTTTCATCGTCGCCGAGTGTACTATAAACCTAGTTACAAAAGTGTTATCGATCGTTCTTCCCATGTTTGTATGCATCCTGAAGCACGGTGCTTTTTTCTATAACAATCAAAAA ATGAGACATCTCACGAATCTAATGTGGTATCATTGGACCATAATCCAAGACGAACAAGAAGTTGCGATATTAGAGAAATACACCAAGTTCTCCAAGCGATTCACGATATATATGCTAC ACTTCTTTGTCCTGGGcatgtttattttaatcataGGCCACATGTTACCAATTATTCTGGACGTAATCGAACCGCTGAACTCGTCTCGACCGCGGCATTTCTATATCTTAATGGAATGTTTCATcgatgaagaaaaatatttcttttggCTTTTGTTGCATACCATTGTGACCATTTCGACCGCACTGATGATGATAATATCCGTCGGAACTATGCTTATGAGTTACACTTTTCATGCTTGTGCGATGTTCAAAATTGCAAG CTACCGCATCGGAGATGCGATGACGGAGACTTCTGTAGAAACCTCGTCTCTCCAAAAAGATTGTGcaatttgtcaaaaaattatcaaCGGAGTACGCATTCATCGAAAAGCTATAGA aTTCGCTAATTTAATCGTATCTGACGTAAGAAAGCCACTTTTCGTAATGCTCAGTGTGGGGATGATTTCGTTAGCTCTCAATTTATTTCAG GTTTTCGCTGCGTTGtctgcaaataatataaacgaGCTATTTACAACGTTTATATTTGTCACCACGCaaatatgttatttatatgCAGGAAATTACGCCGGGCAGATAATTACAGATCATTATTCCAAAGTTTTTAACACAAC ATATGATTCACGCTGGTATACGGCACCGTTGCGTGCACAGAgattattattgtttataaTGCAGAGAACTTCGAAAAATTTCTCCTTCGTGCTTGGAGGAATATTTGTAATCTCGCTGAAAGGCTTCTCTACG atcaaatatattttccacAGAATTCAATGTGATTGGAATATGTTAACGAGTCAAACGGAACTAAAAGTAATACAAAGATATGCAGAAAATGGAAAACTACTTACGCTCGGTTATTTAA TTATGGCTATTATAACTGCAATTGCATtcataatattacaatttttaccCTCAATATTCGATGTGATCGTACCAATAAATGAATCACGATCGCGACCAATAATCATTACCGTGGAGTACTTTGTCGACGAAGAAACGTACTTTTTCCCTATTTTGACACATGTTATTATATCTCAATTTGCTGGGACTATGATGATAATAGCTATCGGAACAATACTTACATCGTGTGTACTTCACGCGTCTGCCATGTTTAAAATCGCcag CTACCGAATAGAACACATATTTGACGCAAATGGTCAACTAATACCGAAGGATttgaaacaatatatattttataacaaccTAACGCATGCTATTTATGCTCATCGTAGAGCCGTGGAGTTAGTATCGACGtgtattatttctttgcaCTCGAAACCTGCTTtgcttgaataa
- the LOC139101546 gene encoding uncharacterized protein — MHIGPIIGSNNAAANESFLRQNYDSMQEFQKSYILKERYTTLFFIVVLVGVFVMTTTTSMILAYMRHVCAMFRITCYRIEHSLDSNTLHMSICQKNRLMCRKLISAVNIHRRAMKLVAILSNDSL; from the exons ATGCACATTGGTCCTATCATTGGCAGTAATAATGCGGCAGCTAATGAATCTTTCTTAAGACAAAACTACGACTCGATGCAAGAGTTCCAGAAGTCgtatattttgaaagaaaGATACACCACGTTATTCTTCATAGTTGTTCTAGTGGGTGTTTTCGTAATGACGACTACTACGTCAATGATTTTAGCTTACATGCGGCATGTTTGCGCGATGTTCCGAATAACGTG CTATCGGATCGAGCATTCGTTGGACAGCAACACGCTGCATATGTcaatttgtcaaaaaaatcGCCTAATGTGTCGAAAGTTAATTAGCGCCGTCAACATTCATCGCAGGGCCATGAAGTTGGTAGCAATTTTGAGTAATGATTCTCTTTGA